The Oncorhynchus kisutch isolate 150728-3 linkage group LG10, Okis_V2, whole genome shotgun sequence region ATTTCTCCTCCATAAGGTATTACAATGTGGTATCAAGTGTCGTCATCAGCCTTGTTTACCTTATTAGACCGTGGAGTAGTAACCACACAGATGTGTCACTCATTCTGGGGTTTTCACTATTCTTCCATGGAAGTTAAAATGTTGTTTGGCATGTCAAAGGCACCCCAGGAAACAGTTCTAAACCCTCTTCAGTTCTAATGCCTCTCTGGGGCGGAAAGAGTGgccgacctcttcctcctcccctggtGATGTCATCACCCATTGTTTATGACCGCGTTCTCCTGCGAGTGTGTTTGATTAACCAGCATCATCCTGCATCTGAACCAGGCTTCCTGTACACACACAAAGGATGTCACTTCTCACAAATCCCTTATCTAACACGAGCCCTCTTTCTATTCATTTGATGTGTCTCAAAACATGCAACGTTTTTTTGCTTAAAACATTTTAATTATTCCATTACAAAACATTCCCCAATGTATGACACAATGAGCCAATCCAAAGGTTCGGCATGCTAGTACGTGTTTCAGTGTGGTCGAATCTCTGTGGTAGTCTTTGGTCATCTCTGAACTGCAGTATTTATGATTGAGGAAATGTGATGATATACACTAGAAGGAACAGGGCAAATGTATTTACAGAAGAAAGCATGTCAACATCAGCATGGCCATACTACACACGATCATACAATAAAACGCagatacaaaaacacacacacacacgactctaGAGCATGTCGATACAATCACTACAGCTGTCAGTTCTGTTGTCACAAAGTGGACCTTGCAAAACGGCGGTCAAGTTTGAGTCTTTAAGGCCAAAGGATGGCTCCCTGAGAGTAGGTGAAAAACAGTTTGATCCATAGGAATTTGGGGTGTTGACTCCCTTACAACACACATCTACAGCATACAACTATCTGTTAGTCTCTTCTGTGGTCCCAGTGTACGTTCCCCCATGGCCTGGTTAAGTTCAGTTTGGCTTGGATGGGCATAGTTCTGCTTCAGCTTTGATGGAAATGTGTGATCCAGAGTACAGTGTGACAACTCTGTCCTCGGCTCCCcaggctctccctctcttctcctctccccatgTCCTGCACCGCAGTCTGACTGATCAGAGATGGTCAGATTAGTCAGTCCTGcagggtgttgctatggtgatgtGTGATGACCCTCTGGTAGTCCTCGGTTATGGAAGGGGTCATGCTGTGTTCCGTGACCCCAGGGAGAGGGAGGTCGTAGCTGCGGTAGTAGTGTCCGCTGGACTGCTGGTGCTGGGTGTAGTACAGCAGCTGCCTGGCAAACATGGGTTCCACCTGCAGGAGTGGAGGGGAACAGCAGGGATTACTACTGGTGTCACAGAGGTGGTGGTAAGGGGGTTAGGTGGTGAGATAGCACTTACAGTACAGTCCCCCTTCTATGTATGAGTGTGGGTGTTACAAGGAATCCAACTGATATTTTGTGAGAGATAGATGGAGGTAACGGGGTATATAGAGGGTCAGGATTAGTTGATGGGGTGTGAGTAAAGTAGAGAGGGGCATTGAAGACAGGTAGAGGTCATGTTGATGTTAGGGGATGGTTCTATACCTGTACAGTGAGGGTCCTCTGTCTCTGGGGATCCAGACACTCGTCTCCGAAGCTCAGCAGCACCTGGAGACGTGGAGGGGGCCGACAGTGGAGGGCATAGCCCTGTAACTCtggtagacagagagaaatagaggttaATAGGGTCTAGATGGTCAGGTTAGGTACAGAGGAGCGGCATGTAGAGGGGCGACTGGAGGGAATAACCCTGCAGGTCTGAGAtagcagggtggaggaggagagaaagaggggtggtAGAGAGAATTTATTGTAGCTCTGAGAGATGAGAAGTTTGCAAGGAGGGGACATTTGGTCGTTAAAGGGTTAATTCATTTTGACCAATGCGAATTCCTATGAACTGGAGTGGTGGTGACTTTAGAGGTCATGTGACTGGGTGGAAAGTCCTGTGTCTATATGCAAATTAACCCAATCAGGCTGAACACATCTGTGGTAGGGCAAGGTGGGCGGGGATGAGGTCACATGACTGTATAATGTCCTATTCTtaagtgtgtgtggtggggagtaTTGAGGCAAGCTCAACATAATATTTACAGGAAAGGAGGACGTGTCTGCTTCCTGTCCACGACAAGGAAACAGCATGACAACAGTGCGGTTTAGTTTGCCAGTGAATGAgatgtgtgtgcctgcctgcagTTTACGTTAACTTACCTGTGAGGTAGTCCTGTGTGTGCAGTAGTTTACAGGTGTGTTCTCTCTCCAGCTTGTTGGGTTTGTCTACATAGGATGATAGCCCTCCCTCCCAGAACACTCTCTCCTGGCACAGCCGCCGGGCGTAGAGGCCATCTGGGGCCATCCACAGTAGCACGCCCCTCTCCAGGGGACAACTAGGGGGGCTAGGAGGACAGTCTTCCCCCCTCCCCAGGGCTGGGAGGCTGTCCAGGGGTAGGGGCACCAGGTCTGGACCCACAGTGGGGGAATAAAGCTTTTCGTCTGGGGAGCAGGGAGCGATGCGACAGCCCTCTGGACTGGAGGTGGTCACCTCCCTCCACAGAGAGTCCCGGTAAAACACTGACACATGTAACCGCATATCTGGGGTGGAGGAAGGAGTACAGGTAAGAGAAACAGCATAAAAATCGGAGTATTTAGCTAACTCTTGGAATACAGTATAAATTTGCCGTAAGTATAATGCGCAATTACGTGGACTACAATCAAAATTATAATTTGTAAGTCAACATTGAAGTAaataagcgtgtgtgtgtgaactgtaccTGAGAGTGCCTCTGCTGATCTCATGCTGGTGTCCAGTGTGAAGGGGGAGGGCTGGGCGTCAGTAGCACTGTAGGTGTAGAAGGACCCTGTGATCTGGTACCCtgcaaacacagagagacaggacctcAATAAAGGCACGTATTCCAACACACCAGAAAAGCATACACGCAAACATCATGAGCCTGAATCGACGATCACACATTGAGGTCAATGGAAGACTTATGCAAAAAAAAGTGAGTTATTTGAGCAGATGTCAAGTTAGGGTTTAGGCCCATGAGAGCCCTTTGCATAACTACAGATACATAACAGCTGCACAGCCTACATTAGATTATATCACACAAGTAAAAAAAGATATGCTGTGGTATTAGGCATTACCGTTGTCCATGCTGGGCCCCTGGGCCCAGGATAGGCTGCGTGAGGGGTAGGGGCACTGGGCATAGGGCAGCTCAGGAAGAGAGGCCTGCTCTGGAAGATAGTCCTTCATCCAGCCTCGCTCTGTACTGGGCATGTACCCAGGCATCTATAGAGAAAGAGATACCTGTCAGTCAAACAATCACCTCTACACACGGGACCAACTACGATTCAGAATATGAATGGAAGAGGAAGTATCACTAAGACTGTGCTCATGTGATATTGTGCGCTAATCACTCAATGAGTTCATGCCTGAAAGGGTGGGTTCTGAGTCCCTCGTCATGTGATGTTGATGACACACTCGCCAATCCATGCAGCTGTTcccttcactctctcactcactaacacacatacagacacacacacgtaaacacacgcCACAAACAAAACCTCTAAGAGGTGAAAGATTACAGACTACCATAATTACCTGTGTCTGCAGGGTGGGGTATGGGGGTAGCATGGGGTAACTCAGAGGACTCAGGGGGCTGCCACCATCCTCCTGTTTGGATCCTGATAGCAAGAAATCTGTTACATAGGAGTAATAATTTAAACCCTCGCCACATGAGTAATCACACAGACATTCAACAGCACTCTTAAATTATGAGAGGGTAGATGGTTTGTAATTACACATGAATAATCAAGACTTTATCAATAAaagtgaataatgaatatgaaatATCAGAGAAAGCAAATGGATGCCAAAGTCTTGCGGTTTGGCAGCCTGATTTTCCAGTATACTGAAATGTTTCTATTGTTTCTATTATTTGCACATAAGTCACTGGCCCCTATCAAAACCTGCTGGGGCATTCAGTGCATGGGTGCCATCTGTGTTTCCTTCTGATAGTAGTGCATATAATAAAAACATACATATATGGAAGCTGATTCAATAACTTTCTATAGGTTTTTCCACAAATTTCATCATTTGAATGAATTATAAACTGCAACGTAAAATTACAGCATGAATCCTAGGCCACTATATTTAAAGTAAATGCAAAATAAATTAAACTGACGCTTCTTGGCGCACTCCGGTATGATCCGGTAGACTTTGTATGGGTCTGAGATGTCCAGCTGACTTCGCTGCACGAGCTCCTCGAAGTCGTTACTTTTGTTGAGCGCGCACCGCAGGCGCGTCTTCCACGTTGGCGGGTCCAGTTTGTCGATGCCCTCCCGAAACTTGCCTTTAAACAGCGCCCAAGCCTGCAGAAATGTCACATAAAACAGAGTCGTCAGACACGGATAATGAATCACCCGTGCAGTTGTGCATAAATTGGTAAATCCTATGCATAATGGATTTGGCACCTCAACCTACCCAAAGCTTAGTTGAagttagtagttgtagcagtagctTTTATTAGTGGAAGGCCAAGTAGTTGTAAAACAACTTTTTTTATGgtgttaaaaaaatataattattattatttcattgttattattacaaGACAGTAGTTGCTATATTATTCTTGTTACTaagtatttaaaatatatatttatatttggaCACTTGAAAACGAGATGCTACCACTACAGCTAAGTCTGTTATCTAACCtgttacctagtcactttacccctactttTTGTACATCGCTACCTCAATTACCCCGTACCTCTGCACATCTtctcggtactggtacttcctgtatataggcATGTTATtttactcgttattgttattcactgtgcATTTTTTCCTCGTGTCACTATTTCAaatttttatctttatttttaactctgtgttgttgggaaatgacccataagtaagcatttcactgttaatgTACACCTGTTATTTACGAAGCATgttacaaataacattttatttgattcaaGTTATTTTAaatttcaaataaataaaaagcacCTACTTAACTCATCACTAGTCTAATTGTACTGTGTGTAGCTCCTTGTGTGGCTCAAATGTGTGAACTCAGTACTGTAAGTAGCTCTGAAGAAGAGAGTCTGCTAAAATATTAAAATGTAATAGCCTACACATCTCTCGCACATGCAGTGCGTAAATGCAGAATGTTGGAGACATTCATTTGAGGCCCCGTACCATATAGTAGCCTACCTTAAAGAGAGCAGCATCCTCGTCCCGGTTGTAGTCCTGCTTGCCCGCGTGCTTCCATGGTATCCTGAAGATGCTCTTTTCTTCGTTCTCCCAGACCAGGCCCTGGTACTTCCCGGTATCCACCTGCTCGATTAGCCACGAGCGGAGCTTTCCGTTCCCACAGCTCACCGTAGACATCCCGTAGTCCGACTCAGGGTTCATCTCTAGCCAAGAGACAGGTGCATGGTCAGGACAGTATAGGCTATATTGTTAAATATTATAGGGACTAAGATATTTAGACTACAAATTATCCATAACACATGAATTTGCCTAAAAATATCTGCGAAAATGTTATTGCTGGGGTTTTTTGTGACATTGCTTGCGTATACTAAAACTGCATACCAATTATGTAAAttgtataaaaaatatttaagaaTAGGCTACATTCACTTTTGAACACTTACTTACATGTAAACGTCTTTTTTTGCTGCAGGTAGCCTATAGATTTGAGCGGGAGCAGAGCAAATGTCCTTGACTTACCGCTGAAACTCGAAACCCCTTTGAGTTTTGAAATCAATCAGTCTTGAAAGATCATAATGCAGCGTGACAACTCAACTTAAATCAGTTGTAGATGGGGGCGGGGCGAAATGAAGTCGAGCGTGGATGCTGGGCTGTTCGAGTCTGTGAACCTTCATGCTGCGCATGCCTCCCGTAAACGGCAGGGGAAACCCTCGCGAACGTCAGTCGCAGAAAAAGACACCCGCAACGCTGGAAAGTGGAGCAATCTGTTCACCAGTCGAGAGCAAAGCAATTCTTTGAAATTATATAAACCAATGATATAGGCTAATTCTACATCCTGTCACGGAAAGCCTAAGCCTATATTATTTTCGTGTTAAAATCTGTCTCCAGCAGGCTATAGATGTAGGCTATAAATCGAAATCCAACTTTCAAATAAAGACCCAACAAACTTAATCAGAGACCAATTTTTTAATAAGTAACCTATGTAATCATTATAATTCCTAAAGTCATAGGCTAATTATCATTGTGATAAAGAAGATTGCCTAGTGGGGATAACATGAAAATGTGGCTGTGCTTGGTGATattgcctaactttaaccacctCTATATGCATGGTAACAGTAGACACATTTTAAGTAGATTTTTATATGCCATGGTCAAGAATAATCAATCAAAATCTCTGTCGGTCTACAAAGATACAGTGCTGCGTTTCACATAACTTTTAGGCCTATGAATATACAGAGATGTATTCCTCGTAATAGGCTAaacacaaagcacacacacacacaaacccacacacgcCATactcagagggggagagagtgcgTATGGACAGGAGTGGGGGAGATGATAGAAGTTAGaggtttactctctctctctctctctctctctctctctctctctctgtgtgtaatgtaggcTTGTAATGTATCTTTCCTGAGCGTTCAGATTGACTGCTCTTGCATGTTGCTGTGACTGTTAAGGGAGAGCAAGAACCCAGTCGCACACAGGGACCACTGAGAAATCCCCCTCATGACAACctgtacattttttttgtaatcaACATTTTCCAGTTGGTCTAACCTACAGTTGGTTGAACTGAATAAGAAACTCAGTCCCACCAATATATATTGAAGTCAGAAACGGTGATTGGCTGGGCATTGGGTGAATGACAGCTGTCTGGCGTGGGCTGAGCAGGCAGGAGACCATGGGGTCATGTGTTGCTGGTGGCTAGCTGAGCCGCCGTTGCCGTGGCCATTGCTATGGACTCACTGATGGCCTGAGACTTCTGCCACAGAAGGGCTCTGATCTCCTCTTCATCATTAAAATGGTTCTCCTTATACCTGTCCTTAAACCATTCCCTATActgaggacagagaaggagaccgGAGAGAGTGTCAGAAGAGTGGGAGAGTTGAGAGtcaagagagggggaaagatgaGAGGGAGCAGAAAAagagattgattgattgagagaAGACCCAGGAGAGAGT contains the following coding sequences:
- the irf4l gene encoding interferon regulatory factor 4 isoform X2, whose amino-acid sequence is MNPESDYGMSTVSCGNGKLRSWLIEQVDTGKYQGLVWENEEKSIFRIPWKHAGKQDYNRDEDAALFKAWALFKGKFREGIDKLDPPTWKTRLRCALNKSNDFEELVQRSQLDISDPYKVYRIIPECAKKRSKQEDGGSPLSPLSYPMLPPYPTLQTQMPGYMPSTERGWMKDYLPEQASLPELPYAQCPYPSRSLSWAQGPSMDNGYQITGSFYTYSATDAQPSPFTLDTSMRSAEALSDMRLHVSVFYRDSLWREVTTSSPEGCRIAPCSPDEKLYSPTVGPDLVPLPLDSLPALGRGEDCPPSPPSCPLERGVLLWMAPDGLYARRLCQERVFWEGGLSSYVDKPNKLEREHTCKLLHTQDYLTELQGYALHCRPPPRLQVLLSFGDECLDPQRQRTLTVQVEPMFARQLLYYTQHQQSSGHYYRSYDLPLPGVTEHSMTPSITEDYQRVITHHHSNTLQD
- the irf4l gene encoding interferon regulatory factor 4 isoform X1 — its product is MNPESDYGMSTVSCGNGKLRSWLIEQVDTGKYQGLVWENEEKSIFRIPWKHAGKQDYNRDEDAALFKAWALFKGKFREGIDKLDPPTWKTRLRCALNKSNDFEELVQRSQLDISDPYKVYRIIPECAKKHFLLSGSKQEDGGSPLSPLSYPMLPPYPTLQTQMPGYMPSTERGWMKDYLPEQASLPELPYAQCPYPSRSLSWAQGPSMDNGYQITGSFYTYSATDAQPSPFTLDTSMRSAEALSDMRLHVSVFYRDSLWREVTTSSPEGCRIAPCSPDEKLYSPTVGPDLVPLPLDSLPALGRGEDCPPSPPSCPLERGVLLWMAPDGLYARRLCQERVFWEGGLSSYVDKPNKLEREHTCKLLHTQDYLTELQGYALHCRPPPRLQVLLSFGDECLDPQRQRTLTVQVEPMFARQLLYYTQHQQSSGHYYRSYDLPLPGVTEHSMTPSITEDYQRVITHHHSNTLQD